Proteins encoded within one genomic window of Eublepharis macularius isolate TG4126 chromosome 10, MPM_Emac_v1.0, whole genome shotgun sequence:
- the LOC129337011 gene encoding structural maintenance of chromosomes protein 3-like, with translation MELMNVLELRKYEAIQLTFKQVSKNFSEVFQKLVPGGKATLVMKKGDVEGSQSQDEGEGSAESEKGSGSQSSVPSVDQFTGVGIRVSFTGKQGEMREMQQLSGGQKSLVALALIFAIQKCDPAPFYLFDEIDQALDAQHRKAVSDMIMELAEHAQFITTTFRPELLESADKFYGVKFRNKVSHIDVITAEMAKDFVEDDTTHG, from the coding sequence ATGGAGTTAATGAATGTTCTTGAACTCAGAAAATATGAAGCTATCCAGCTGACTTTTAAACAGGTATCAAAGAACTTCAGTGAGGTATTTCAGAAGCTGGTGCCTGGTGGAAAAGCCACTCTTGTGATGAAGAAGGGTGATGTGGAAGGCAGTCAGTCTCAAGATGAAGGTGAAGGCAGTGCTGAGAGTGAAAAAGGATCAGGATCTCAAAGCAGTGTCCCATCTGTAGACCAGTTCACTGGAGTTGGGATTAGGGTTTCTTTTACAGGTAAACAAGGTGAAATGAGAGAGATGCAGCAGCTTTCTGGTGGGCAGAAGTCACTAGTGGCCCTAGCCTTGATCTTTGCCATTCAGAAATGTGACCCTGCTCCCTTTTACCTCTTTGACGAAATTGATCAAGCCTTGGATGCCCAACACAGAAAAGCTGTTTCAGATATGATAATGGAATTGGCAGAACATGCTCAATTCATTACCACAACTTTCAGACCTGAACTGCTTGAGTCAGCTGATAAGTTCTATGGTGTAAAATTCAGAAATAAGGTCAGTCATATTGATGTTATCACAGCAGAGATGGCCAAAGACTTTGTGGAAGATGATACTACTCATGGCTAA